The DNA segment CGCGCGCATCAGCTGCCGTTCGCATTGCTCACCCCGGTGATCAACCCCGCCGATTTCGACCCGACCGATCAGATCATCCCCGTCGAGGAGGATGGGGGAGACGTGGCCTATCCCGGCCCGGCGCCGCTTATCTGCGCCGGTACCGCCGATCCCTTCTATGATCGCGCTAAGGCCAATAAGCTCACCTCCCATGTGCATGAGTACCCGGATGCCAACCATTCCATCGAAGTGCCCGGCCATTGGCGTCGTTCCCTCGACTATCTCAAGGAGGTCACCGCTTCCGTTGCGCAGTATGCCGCAACGTTGTAAGGGCGGTTGGCAGCGGCGTTCTCTCCGGTGGTGGATTCGGCGTATCGCACTGCATGCTGCGACACGCCGATATGCATGAAGTCTTGGGCGGTGCGTATCGTAGCAACCCGTAAACCACAGACCGTTGGTTGAAATGCGTGAGAGCGTATTTCCGAAGTTTGGTTCGCCAAGCCAGCGCAGGTTGAGAGATATAAGCCCATTTGCGGGCTGCCGGAAACGGCCTTATGTTGCTCTGCCTGTGCGCAGGGCTTTTTTATTGCCTGGCAAGGCGCGCTTCGAGTCAACGGCCGACTTAGGAAGGAACGCCATGAAGAGGCCCGAAAAGGAAGCGGTGGTCGCTCAGCTGACGGACGAGTTCCGTTCTGCTGATGCTATCTACCTGACCGAGTACCGCGGGCTTACCGTTCCGCAGATCTCTGATCTGCGCGAAAAGCTAGGCCGCGATACTTCCTACACTGTGGCAAAGAACACGCTGGCACGCATCGCCGCCAAGGAAGCGGGCATCGAGGGTCTCGACGAGATTCTCTCCGGCCCGACCGCCATCACCTTCGTGCATGGTGACTTCATTGAGGCTGCCAAGGTCATCCGTGACTTCGCCAATGACAACAAGGCCCTCGTCATCAAGGGCGGTTTCGCAGACGGAACCGTGTACGATGCCGAAGGTGCCAAGCAGCTGGCAGATCTCAAGTCTCGCCCGCAGCTGCTCGCGGAATTCGCCGGCGACATCAAGGCTACGATGTCCAAGGCCGCGTACCTGTTCAACGCTCTGCCGACCAAGGCCGTGCGTACGATCGATGCGCTGCGCGAGAAGCAGGAAAAGGCTGCCTGATTCAGTTGCGGCTTGCCGCATGAATCGATAATTGCAAAGAAAACAAATTTTTAGGTGACGGTCACCTCTTCAATTCAGCCCGTCACCAAGATTGAAAGGAAGCCATTATGGCTAAGTACACCAACGATGAGCTGCTCGAAGCTTTCGGTGAGATGACCCTGGTTGAGCTCTCCGAGTTCGTCAAGGCCTTCGAAGAGAAGTTCGACGTCGAGGCTGCTGCCCCGGTCGCCGCTGTTGCCGCTGCTGCTCCGGGCGCTGCTCCGGCTGCTGAGGAGAAGGACGAGTTCGACGTCATCCTCTCCGCCGTTGGCGACAAGAAGATCCAGGTCATCAAGGCCGTCCGCGCTATCACCTCCCTGGGTCTGGCTGAGGCCAAGGCTCTGGTTGACGGCGCTCCGAAGGCTGTCCTGGAAGGCGCCAAGAAGGAAGACGCCGAGAAGGCCAAGTCCCAGCTGGAAGAAGCTGGCGCTACCGTCGAGCTCAAGTG comes from the Bifidobacterium angulatum DSM 20098 = JCM 7096 genome and includes:
- the rplL gene encoding 50S ribosomal protein L7/L12; translated protein: MAKYTNDELLEAFGEMTLVELSEFVKAFEEKFDVEAAAPVAAVAAAAPGAAPAAEEKDEFDVILSAVGDKKIQVIKAVRAITSLGLAEAKALVDGAPKAVLEGAKKEDAEKAKSQLEEAGATVELK
- the rplJ gene encoding 50S ribosomal protein L10; this encodes MKRPEKEAVVAQLTDEFRSADAIYLTEYRGLTVPQISDLREKLGRDTSYTVAKNTLARIAAKEAGIEGLDEILSGPTAITFVHGDFIEAAKVIRDFANDNKALVIKGGFADGTVYDAEGAKQLADLKSRPQLLAEFAGDIKATMSKAAYLFNALPTKAVRTIDALREKQEKAA